In Alteribacter lacisalsi, a genomic segment contains:
- a CDS encoding M23 family metallopeptidase yields MKRVSLLLAGVLILSACQQDKNEEAAETENAGNTVHENEEQERSPDPDFTLNLYTMKDQEVVSVSELAEESGGSYHYEPVHRTLEMALKGQQFKLIYGVPVLERNGLYLDTDQVKLVLDEEEEETPYLPLSFLDYGLEANVKQEEQTVSVYTDAEAVEAFASPDDTFDLHSKSVEDMIEYLSFLDYPIKGAQVSTVESHLPGAPRDYRNGYHEGIDWYDWTTEAVINTETPVYGMAEGTVVRVDHDYEEYSSPEVRDEELSITYELGFTPEYLLDRLRGQQVWVQYDNGVMNRFAHLFDIPEELKLGARINAETIIGYVGNSGTSGAVNDDGSELHLHHDLLIYGDYFWEPFSLEETTEIIQAIWG; encoded by the coding sequence ATGAAAAGGGTCAGTTTACTTTTGGCAGGCGTCCTAATACTCTCTGCCTGCCAGCAGGATAAGAATGAAGAAGCCGCTGAGACAGAAAATGCCGGCAACACAGTGCATGAGAACGAGGAGCAGGAAAGGTCTCCTGATCCAGATTTTACACTTAATTTATACACGATGAAGGATCAGGAAGTAGTGTCTGTGAGTGAGCTGGCAGAAGAGTCAGGTGGTTCCTATCATTATGAACCTGTCCACAGGACACTTGAAATGGCGCTAAAGGGGCAGCAGTTTAAGCTCATTTACGGCGTACCGGTACTGGAAAGAAACGGTCTATATCTGGACACGGATCAAGTAAAGCTTGTCCTGGATGAGGAGGAGGAAGAGACTCCTTATCTCCCTCTCAGTTTTCTTGATTATGGACTTGAAGCAAATGTGAAACAGGAGGAGCAGACTGTCAGTGTTTACACAGACGCGGAGGCAGTTGAGGCATTTGCTTCACCGGACGATACTTTTGATCTCCATAGCAAGTCTGTAGAGGATATGATTGAATACCTCTCATTTCTTGATTATCCAATCAAAGGAGCCCAGGTAAGTACAGTAGAGAGCCACCTCCCAGGGGCGCCGCGTGACTACCGAAACGGCTATCACGAGGGAATAGACTGGTATGACTGGACCACCGAAGCAGTTATTAATACAGAAACTCCTGTGTATGGCATGGCTGAGGGAACAGTTGTCCGGGTTGATCACGACTATGAAGAATACTCATCCCCAGAAGTACGTGATGAAGAACTGAGTATCACTTATGAGCTTGGGTTCACTCCAGAATACCTTCTGGACCGCCTCAGAGGGCAGCAGGTATGGGTGCAGTACGATAATGGTGTGATGAACCGTTTCGCCCATCTGTTTGATATTCCTGAAGAGCTGAAGCTCGGCGCCAGGATCAATGCCGAGACCATTATTGGATACGTGGGGAATTCCGGCACCAGCGGCGCTGTTAATGATGACGGAAGCGAACTGCATCTTCACCATGACCTTCTCATCTATGGGGATTATTTCTGGGAGCCGTTTTCCTTGGAAGAAACAACCGAAATTATTCAGGCTATATGGGGATAG
- a CDS encoding GapA-binding peptide SR1P: MGVIVCQSCEQVIEHYENEKVSTLYGNCCEQCADEASLMNANEE, translated from the coding sequence ATGGGTGTCATTGTATGTCAAAGTTGCGAGCAAGTCATCGAACATTACGAAAACGAAAAGGTTTCAACGCTTTATGGAAACTGCTGTGAGCAGTGTGCAGATGAAGCATCCTTGATGAATGCCAATGAAGAGTAA
- a CDS encoding YkyA family protein: MKKGLMTLGSIGLAALLTGCFGSNAAMDMHEHLENAVEKEQVFQEQQSPLTEAETREHELYSEMLEMTEVEDIEPLSEEAVESAEERRSIIEIEKESIDDAYNEFQEVTGYLDDLEEEARPAAEDMIAAMDARYEAYQDLYDEYMETIDLDIELYNMITQEELTREELQDQHDLVNDAYSRVNSLNSEFNKRTQEYNEAKRTFYQEADLNVEEPA; the protein is encoded by the coding sequence GTGAAGAAAGGATTAATGACGCTCGGCTCGATCGGACTTGCAGCGCTGCTTACTGGGTGTTTTGGGAGCAATGCAGCGATGGATATGCACGAACATCTTGAAAATGCCGTAGAAAAAGAACAGGTATTTCAGGAACAGCAGTCACCGCTGACAGAAGCCGAGACAAGAGAACATGAACTATACAGCGAAATGCTTGAGATGACTGAGGTTGAGGACATTGAACCGCTCTCAGAAGAGGCGGTTGAATCAGCTGAAGAGCGCCGCTCCATCATTGAAATTGAAAAAGAAAGCATTGATGATGCATACAATGAGTTTCAGGAAGTGACAGGGTACCTTGATGATCTTGAAGAGGAAGCCCGGCCGGCAGCTGAGGATATGATTGCAGCAATGGATGCCCGTTACGAGGCCTATCAGGATCTCTATGATGAGTACATGGAGACCATCGATCTGGATATCGAACTCTATAATATGATCACCCAGGAAGAACTCACGAGAGAAGAACTTCAGGATCAGCATGATCTTGTGAATGATGCCTACAGCCGTGTTAACAGCCTGAACAGTGAGTTCAATAAAAGAACGCAGGAATACAATGAAGCCAAACGCACTTTCTACCAGGAAGCTGATCTGAATGTGGAAGAGCCGGCTTAA
- a CDS encoding dihydrolipoamide acetyltransferase family protein — MAYEFKMPDIGEGIHEGEVVKWEVKEGDEVKEDDVLAEVQNDKAVVEIPSPVDGTVKKLHVSEGEVTTVGTVIITFDTDAEQPEEAHGSDDDSSEESKEEKEDKKEEASKDQEQTEKASEPAAQDEEVDEDRRIIAMPSVRKYAREKDVNIRKVSGSGKNGRILKDDIDSFLSGGQADEASAQEETEAKEETKQEKKSVAAYQPANEELETREKMSGIRKAISKAMVNSKHTAPHVTLMDEIDVSALVAHRKKFKPVAADKGIKLTYLPYVVKALTSALREYPALNTSVDDSTDEIVHKHYYNIGIAADTEKGLLVPVVKDTDRKSIFKISDQINELAGKAREGSLGSDEMKGASCTITNIGSAGGQWFTPVINHPEVAILGLGRIAEKPVVRDGEIVVAPVLALSLSFDHRIIDGATAQHALNHIKRLLNDPQLLVMEG; from the coding sequence GTGGCTTACGAATTTAAGATGCCGGATATCGGTGAAGGTATCCACGAAGGTGAAGTCGTAAAATGGGAAGTTAAAGAAGGAGACGAGGTTAAGGAAGATGACGTCCTTGCTGAAGTCCAGAACGATAAGGCTGTTGTTGAAATCCCTTCTCCGGTAGACGGCACAGTAAAAAAACTTCATGTCAGCGAAGGTGAAGTAACAACTGTTGGGACAGTCATCATTACGTTCGATACAGATGCTGAACAGCCGGAAGAAGCTCACGGCAGTGACGATGACTCGTCCGAGGAGTCTAAGGAAGAAAAGGAAGATAAGAAAGAAGAAGCTTCCAAAGACCAGGAGCAGACTGAAAAAGCATCTGAGCCTGCTGCCCAAGATGAGGAAGTTGATGAAGACCGCCGCATTATTGCGATGCCTTCTGTACGTAAATATGCACGTGAAAAAGATGTAAACATCCGCAAGGTGAGCGGTTCAGGCAAAAACGGCCGTATTCTGAAGGATGACATCGACAGCTTCCTTTCCGGCGGACAAGCAGATGAAGCCTCTGCCCAGGAAGAAACTGAAGCTAAAGAAGAAACAAAGCAGGAGAAAAAGAGCGTTGCTGCTTATCAGCCTGCCAATGAAGAGCTTGAAACACGTGAGAAGATGTCCGGAATCCGTAAAGCGATTTCGAAAGCAATGGTTAACTCCAAGCACACTGCTCCTCACGTAACATTGATGGATGAGATCGACGTGTCTGCACTCGTTGCTCACCGTAAGAAGTTTAAGCCGGTTGCTGCAGACAAAGGGATCAAACTTACGTACCTTCCGTACGTTGTGAAAGCTCTTACTTCTGCACTTCGTGAGTACCCTGCACTTAACACGTCTGTTGATGATTCAACAGATGAGATCGTGCACAAGCATTATTACAACATCGGAATTGCTGCTGACACAGAGAAGGGCCTTCTTGTTCCTGTAGTAAAAGACACAGACCGCAAGTCCATCTTTAAAATTTCCGATCAGATTAATGAACTTGCAGGAAAAGCACGTGAAGGTTCACTTGGTTCTGACGAAATGAAGGGTGCTTCCTGCACGATTACCAACATCGGTTCAGCGGGCGGTCAATGGTTTACACCAGTAATTAACCACCCTGAAGTGGCGATTCTTGGTCTTGGTCGAATTGCTGAGAAACCAGTTGTCCGTGATGGGGAAATTGTTGTTGCTCCAGTTCTTGCCTTGTCATTAAGCTTTGATCATCGTATCATTGATGGTGCGACTGCTCAGCACGCATTGAACCATATTAAGCGTTTGTTGAACGATCCACAATTACTTGTAATGGAGGGCTAA
- a CDS encoding glycine betaine uptake BCCT transporter — translation MKRITPVFWISLVIAVAFIIWGAAATENMNAVTGEIQGFITGQFGWFYLLAATIFVGFAIYLIFSPLGRIKLGDQDEEPEYNYLTWFSFLFTAGMGIGLVFWGAAEPLYHLFDPNPAETVEDDAQAAGMALRYSFFHWGVHPWAIYSIVALSLAYFKFRKKSPGVMSAAFEPLLGDRVNGGIGTTINVIVVFATIFGVATSLGFGTAQIGGGLAQVTPLENTTFLQLMIVLVVTVLYMISSQTGLNVGIKYLSKTNIILAGFLMLFLLFAGPTNYIMNAFTQTFGGYLQNFIGMSFRIDTFNPESTWVEDWTIFYWAWWIAWAPFVGTFIARVSRGRTIREFVVGVIAVPTIFGALWFSVFGGTAINLQLEQGIDIYSTIADSGEESALFAVLAQFNFGTIMSILAILLIASFFITSADSATFVLGMQTTNGSLNPPNSVKFVWGVVQSSAAAILLLAGGLAALQTAAIIAAFPFAIIMIFMIISLMKALKADTIPEKKAKR, via the coding sequence TTGAAAAGAATAACGCCAGTATTTTGGATTTCTTTAGTCATTGCGGTTGCTTTCATTATCTGGGGTGCCGCAGCCACGGAAAATATGAATGCTGTAACAGGTGAAATACAAGGATTCATTACCGGGCAGTTCGGCTGGTTTTACCTGCTTGCCGCAACGATTTTTGTCGGATTTGCCATTTACTTAATCTTCTCTCCTCTGGGCCGTATCAAGCTTGGGGACCAGGACGAAGAACCCGAATACAATTACTTAACATGGTTTTCATTCCTGTTTACTGCCGGGATGGGAATCGGTCTCGTTTTCTGGGGAGCAGCTGAACCACTTTATCATTTATTTGATCCCAATCCAGCTGAAACTGTTGAAGACGATGCCCAGGCGGCTGGCATGGCTCTTCGGTATTCGTTTTTTCACTGGGGTGTTCATCCATGGGCCATTTATTCAATTGTAGCTCTCTCACTTGCTTACTTTAAATTCCGCAAGAAGTCTCCCGGTGTCATGAGCGCTGCATTTGAACCACTTCTCGGTGACCGTGTAAACGGGGGCATCGGCACAACGATTAACGTGATCGTCGTGTTCGCCACTATTTTCGGCGTCGCCACCTCCCTCGGCTTTGGAACCGCGCAGATTGGCGGCGGTCTCGCACAAGTAACACCACTTGAGAATACAACCTTTCTCCAGCTGATGATCGTACTAGTTGTCACCGTCCTGTACATGATTTCGTCTCAGACAGGGCTGAATGTGGGAATTAAGTACCTGAGTAAGACCAACATTATTCTGGCTGGTTTCCTGATGCTGTTTCTTCTGTTCGCAGGTCCGACCAACTATATTATGAACGCCTTTACACAGACATTTGGTGGCTACCTGCAGAACTTTATAGGCATGAGCTTTAGAATTGATACATTCAATCCGGAGAGTACTTGGGTGGAAGACTGGACGATCTTCTACTGGGCATGGTGGATTGCCTGGGCGCCATTCGTTGGAACATTTATCGCACGTGTGTCGCGCGGCCGGACTATCCGGGAGTTTGTTGTTGGTGTCATTGCCGTGCCTACCATCTTTGGTGCACTTTGGTTCTCTGTATTTGGAGGAACTGCGATCAACCTTCAGCTTGAGCAGGGAATCGATATCTATAGTACAATTGCGGATTCCGGTGAAGAGTCGGCCCTTTTCGCTGTACTGGCACAGTTTAATTTCGGAACAATCATGAGCATACTTGCTATTCTGCTGATTGCTTCCTTCTTTATTACATCTGCTGATTCAGCCACATTTGTTCTCGGAATGCAGACCACGAACGGGAGTCTGAATCCTCCAAACTCAGTTAAATTTGTATGGGGTGTTGTACAGTCTTCGGCCGCGGCCATCCTTCTCCTCGCAGGGGGACTCGCAGCCCTCCAGACAGCTGCCATCATTGCAGCATTTCCATTTGCTATTATCATGATCTTTATGATCATAAGTCTGATGAAAGCTCTTAAAGCCGATACGATACCCGAGAAAAAAGCAAAAAGGTAA
- the pdhA gene encoding pyruvate dehydrogenase (acetyl-transferring) E1 component subunit alpha, giving the protein MEKTKELQNIESQFETFQILNEDGEIVNEDAMPDLSDEELKELMTRMVYTRIWDQRAISLNRQGRLGFYAPVAGQEASMIGSQFALEKQDWILPGYRDIPQIVYHGVPLRQAFLWSRGHFEGGQMPEGVNVMMPQIIIGAQITQTAGVAMGLKRKQKDSVAITYTGDGGASQGDFYEGINFAGAFNLPAVFVVQNNRYAISVPVEKQSAAKTIAQKAVAAGIHGVQVDGMDILAVYAMTQEARKRGLDGNGPTLIETLTYRYGPHTMAGDDPTRYRTSDEDDQWEKKDPLVRFRKFLESKDLWTEEEENKIVDQAKEDIKKAIKDADGAPKQKVTDLISIMGEELPYNLKEQMEEYKEKESK; this is encoded by the coding sequence ATGGAAAAAACAAAAGAATTGCAAAACATTGAAAGCCAGTTTGAAACTTTCCAAATACTTAATGAAGACGGTGAAATCGTAAACGAAGACGCGATGCCGGACCTTTCAGACGAAGAACTTAAGGAGCTTATGACGCGTATGGTGTATACGCGGATCTGGGATCAGCGTGCCATCTCCCTGAACCGTCAGGGAAGACTCGGTTTTTACGCACCGGTTGCAGGTCAGGAAGCTTCAATGATCGGTTCCCAGTTTGCTCTTGAAAAACAGGACTGGATCCTGCCGGGATACCGTGATATTCCGCAAATCGTATACCATGGTGTACCACTTCGTCAGGCATTCCTGTGGTCACGTGGACATTTCGAAGGCGGACAGATGCCTGAAGGCGTAAATGTTATGATGCCTCAAATCATCATCGGTGCCCAGATTACCCAGACGGCCGGCGTGGCTATGGGTCTTAAGCGTAAACAGAAGGATTCAGTTGCAATCACTTACACTGGTGACGGTGGTGCTTCACAAGGTGATTTCTACGAAGGAATTAACTTTGCAGGTGCGTTCAATCTGCCGGCTGTTTTCGTTGTGCAGAATAACCGTTACGCAATTTCCGTTCCTGTTGAGAAACAGAGTGCGGCAAAGACGATTGCACAAAAAGCTGTTGCAGCAGGGATCCACGGTGTTCAGGTAGACGGAATGGACATTCTTGCCGTTTATGCGATGACTCAGGAAGCGCGCAAACGCGGTCTGGACGGCAATGGTCCGACACTTATCGAAACACTCACTTACCGTTACGGCCCGCACACGATGGCTGGTGATGATCCAACCCGCTACCGTACTAGTGATGAAGACGACCAGTGGGAGAAGAAAGACCCTCTCGTACGTTTCCGTAAATTCCTTGAGAGCAAGGACTTGTGGACTGAAGAAGAAGAAAACAAAATCGTCGATCAGGCGAAAGAAGATATCAAAAAAGCAATTAAAGATGCAGATGGTGCTCCAAAACAGAAAGTAACTGATCTTATCAGCATTATGGGTGAAGAACTTCCCTACAATCTGAAGGAGCAAATGGAAGAATATAAAGAAAAGGAGTCGAAGTAA
- a CDS encoding YjcZ family sporulation protein, whose translation MYGYGGNGCGCWDPCGYGYGGQVAGAGYNGAGKGFALILVLFILLVIIGASKFY comes from the coding sequence ATGTACGGATATGGCGGTAACGGATGCGGATGTTGGGATCCTTGTGGATATGGATATGGCGGTCAGGTAGCAGGTGCAGGGTATAATGGTGCAGGTAAAGGCTTCGCGCTGATCCTGGTTCTGTTCATACTTCTTGTAATAATTGGCGCATCAAAATTCTACTAA
- a CDS encoding thioredoxin family protein codes for MIRTKAFLLSVLLAALWMCTGCQSDRTSADHSLLGEEDETVTVLFSDETQAVEEAEYYEAVVDLHRNYSDQVLPVKVVHADEDNLVSSYEVNSFPTLLIIEDNRVIKRIEGELSTEQILNELKTGLQLNRVNEDKKGLTVNNNNG; via the coding sequence ATGATCCGGACAAAAGCATTCCTATTAAGTGTTTTGCTGGCTGCACTCTGGATGTGTACAGGCTGCCAGTCAGACAGGACAAGTGCTGATCATTCACTTCTCGGAGAAGAGGATGAGACTGTTACAGTATTGTTTTCTGATGAAACACAGGCAGTAGAAGAAGCTGAATACTATGAAGCTGTCGTTGATCTGCACCGTAATTACTCAGATCAGGTTCTCCCTGTAAAAGTTGTGCATGCTGACGAAGATAATCTCGTTTCTTCATATGAAGTAAACAGCTTTCCGACCTTACTTATAATAGAAGATAACAGGGTAATTAAAAGGATCGAGGGAGAATTGAGTACTGAACAGATATTAAACGAGCTTAAAACGGGCCTCCAGCTTAACAGGGTAAATGAGGACAAAAAGGGCTTAACTGTTAATAATAATAATGGGTAG
- the def gene encoding peptide deformylase: MITMDDIIREGHPTLRKIADPVSLPASKEEQDILRSMVEYLINSQDEDTAAQYGLRPGVGLAAPQINVSKKMIAVRTFDHNDEFLELGLFNPKIISHSEETTYLESGEGCLSVDRMVEGEVPRYARIKVKATTLEGEEITLRLKGFAAIVFQHEIDHLNGIMFYDRIDKSDPFKEPLPPKEVIKISKFHGPAS, from the coding sequence ATGATTACAATGGATGATATTATCCGGGAAGGGCATCCGACTCTCCGTAAGATCGCGGACCCCGTCTCTCTCCCTGCGTCAAAAGAAGAACAGGACATTCTCCGCTCCATGGTGGAATACCTGATTAACAGCCAGGATGAAGACACAGCAGCACAGTATGGTTTGAGACCAGGTGTTGGACTCGCGGCCCCGCAGATTAATGTAAGTAAAAAAATGATTGCCGTAAGAACATTTGACCACAATGACGAATTTCTCGAACTCGGCCTGTTCAACCCCAAAATTATCAGCCATTCCGAGGAAACCACCTACCTTGAATCCGGCGAGGGATGCCTGAGTGTAGACCGGATGGTCGAAGGTGAAGTTCCCCGCTACGCCAGAATCAAGGTAAAAGCAACGACTCTTGAAGGCGAAGAGATTACTCTGAGGCTTAAAGGATTCGCCGCAATCGTTTTCCAGCATGAAATTGATCACCTGAACGGCATAATGTTTTACGATAGAATTGACAAAAGCGACCCCTTCAAGGAGCCGCTTCCGCCAAAAGAAGTTATCAAAATCAGTAAATTTCACGGACCCGCTTCCTAA
- the lpdA gene encoding dihydrolipoyl dehydrogenase, with protein sequence MVVGDFPVEVDTLVIGSGPGGYVAAIRAAQLGQKVTVVEKDNLGGVCLNVGCIPSKALIEAGHRFHDAGNSEDMGISVDKVSLDFSKVQEWKQGVVEKLTGGVEGLLKGNSVDIVKGEAYFVDDSTVRIMDEKSSQTYKFNNCIVATGSRPIELPNFKYSDRIVSSTGALKLKEVPEKLVVIGGGYIGIELGSAYANLGAEVTVLEGGKAILPGFEKQMSQLVAKRLKKNGVTIKTEAMAQGVEETDSGVKVKAEIKGKEEEFEGDYLLVTVGRVPNTDELGLEQAGIDVTEKGLIEIDKQCRTSVKNIYAIGDIVKGPQLAHKASYEAKVAAEAIAGEPAEIDYTAIPEVVFSGPELASVGLKEKEAKEQGYDVEVAKFPFAANGRALSLNATEGFVKMITRKEDGLVLGVQIAGEHASDMISEACVAIEAGMTAEDLALTIHAHPSLGEITMETAEVALGMPIHIVK encoded by the coding sequence ATGGTAGTAGGAGATTTTCCGGTTGAAGTGGACACGCTCGTCATCGGCTCCGGTCCCGGAGGCTATGTTGCTGCTATCCGCGCTGCTCAGCTTGGACAGAAAGTAACGGTTGTAGAGAAAGATAACCTCGGTGGTGTATGTCTGAATGTTGGTTGTATCCCCTCGAAAGCACTCATTGAAGCAGGACATCGTTTTCATGATGCCGGCAATTCTGAGGACATGGGAATCAGCGTAGATAAAGTGAGCCTGGACTTTTCAAAAGTGCAGGAATGGAAACAGGGCGTTGTTGAAAAGCTTACAGGCGGGGTAGAAGGCCTGCTTAAAGGAAACAGCGTTGATATCGTAAAGGGAGAGGCGTATTTTGTGGATGATTCCACTGTACGTATTATGGACGAAAAGAGCTCACAGACGTACAAGTTTAACAACTGTATCGTTGCTACAGGTTCCCGTCCTATCGAACTTCCCAACTTTAAATACAGTGACCGTATTGTTTCTTCAACTGGTGCACTTAAACTTAAAGAAGTCCCTGAGAAACTGGTCGTCATCGGCGGCGGCTACATTGGCATCGAGCTTGGCTCTGCCTATGCAAACCTCGGTGCTGAGGTAACGGTCCTTGAAGGCGGGAAAGCGATCCTTCCTGGCTTCGAGAAGCAGATGAGTCAGCTTGTTGCCAAGCGTCTAAAGAAGAATGGTGTAACCATTAAAACTGAAGCGATGGCTCAGGGTGTTGAAGAGACAGACAGCGGCGTGAAAGTTAAAGCTGAAATTAAAGGCAAAGAGGAAGAGTTCGAAGGCGACTATCTTCTTGTCACTGTCGGTCGGGTACCGAACACAGATGAGCTCGGTCTCGAGCAGGCAGGAATTGACGTAACTGAAAAAGGTCTCATTGAGATTGACAAGCAGTGCCGAACGTCAGTTAAAAACATTTATGCAATCGGCGATATCGTCAAAGGCCCTCAGCTTGCTCACAAAGCTTCCTATGAAGCGAAAGTAGCAGCGGAAGCCATTGCCGGTGAACCAGCTGAAATCGACTACACAGCCATCCCTGAAGTCGTATTCTCAGGACCTGAGCTGGCCTCGGTCGGTCTAAAGGAAAAAGAAGCGAAAGAACAGGGCTACGATGTTGAAGTGGCGAAGTTCCCGTTTGCTGCAAACGGACGCGCGCTTTCCCTGAATGCAACAGAAGGCTTCGTTAAAATGATCACACGTAAAGAAGATGGTCTTGTTCTGGGTGTACAAATTGCCGGTGAACATGCTTCTGACATGATCTCTGAAGCCTGTGTGGCTATTGAAGCAGGGATGACTGCTGAAGACCTCGCTCTGACCATTCACGCTCACCCTTCACTCGGTGAGATCACAATGGAAACAGCAGAAGTGGCCCTCGGTATGCCGATCCACATTGTAAAATAA
- a CDS encoding polysaccharide deacetylase family protein: MKKVIGGLALATLIAAGCGGNGDTEDTDGSQNQTDLEEIEENSENSGMTGSNEDSEMDEDEEEHDHEDEGIDDETESEDDPEGETAETEVTHYLADDHTVRPLDENSDEQVVLLTIDDVPDSHGVEMAETLAELEAGAIFFVNGHFLHSDEGKEQLQAIYDLGFEIGNHTMNHPNMSNLTEEEQYSEIVDLNDMIEEITGERPRFYRAPFGVNTDYSRELLEEKGMQWMNWTYGYDYDADYMEAEPLAEIMVETELLRNGANLLMHDRSFTSAALEDIVTGLRENGYEPLDPARIE, encoded by the coding sequence GTGAAAAAAGTAATTGGGGGACTTGCGCTTGCAACACTTATTGCTGCAGGATGCGGAGGGAACGGAGATACAGAGGATACAGATGGATCACAAAACCAAACAGACCTTGAGGAAATTGAGGAGAATAGCGAAAATAGCGGCATGACGGGATCTAATGAGGATTCGGAAATGGATGAAGATGAAGAAGAACACGATCACGAAGATGAGGGCATTGACGATGAAACGGAGAGCGAAGATGATCCGGAAGGAGAAACGGCTGAAACAGAAGTGACCCACTACTTGGCAGATGACCACACGGTCCGTCCTCTTGATGAAAACAGTGACGAGCAGGTGGTCTTACTTACAATTGATGATGTGCCGGATTCACATGGAGTTGAGATGGCAGAGACACTTGCAGAACTCGAGGCAGGTGCAATCTTTTTTGTTAACGGGCATTTTCTTCATTCAGACGAAGGAAAAGAACAGCTGCAGGCGATTTACGATCTCGGCTTTGAAATAGGCAATCATACAATGAATCATCCGAACATGAGTAACCTGACAGAAGAAGAGCAGTACAGTGAGATTGTAGACCTCAATGACATGATTGAAGAGATAACAGGAGAACGTCCCCGATTTTACCGAGCACCATTTGGAGTGAATACTGATTATTCAAGGGAACTTTTAGAGGAAAAGGGTATGCAGTGGATGAACTGGACCTACGGGTACGATTATGATGCGGATTACATGGAAGCGGAACCTCTTGCAGAAATTATGGTAGAGACTGAACTCCTGAGAAACGGTGCGAATCTTTTAATGCACGATCGCTCATTTACAAGTGCCGCTCTGGAGGACATTGTAACCGGGCTGAGGGAAAATGGGTACGAGCCTCTTGATCCGGCTCGAATCGAATAA
- a CDS encoding alpha-ketoacid dehydrogenase subunit beta, which produces MAQMTMIQAITDAMRTELKNNEDVLVFGEDVGQNGGVFRATEGLQKEFGEDRVFDTPLAESGIGGLAAGLSVTGFRPVMEIQFFGFVFETFDAIAAQMARMRYRSGGVYHSPVTIRAPFGGGVKTPELHADSLEGLMAQTPGLKVVIPSNPYDAKGLLISAIRDNDPVVFLEHMKLYRSFRDEVPEEEYTVELGKAEVKREGNDITIITYGAMVHSSLKAAEELEKDGIDAEVIDLRTISPIDIETIIESVEKTNRAIVVQEAQKQAGIAANVVAEINDRAILSLEAPVLRVTSPDTVFPFSSAEDTWLPSYKDIVEKSKQVINF; this is translated from the coding sequence ATGGCGCAAATGACAATGATTCAGGCGATTACGGATGCGATGCGCACTGAACTGAAAAACAATGAAGATGTGCTCGTATTCGGTGAAGACGTAGGTCAGAACGGCGGGGTTTTCCGTGCGACTGAAGGTCTTCAGAAGGAATTTGGCGAAGATCGCGTGTTTGACACGCCACTAGCAGAATCCGGTATCGGCGGTCTTGCAGCTGGTCTTAGTGTGACCGGTTTTCGTCCGGTTATGGAAATTCAATTCTTCGGTTTCGTTTTCGAAACGTTTGACGCTATCGCAGCTCAGATGGCCCGTATGCGCTATCGTTCCGGCGGTGTTTACCACTCACCTGTAACGATCCGTGCGCCATTTGGAGGCGGGGTAAAAACACCTGAACTTCACGCAGACAGTCTTGAAGGTCTTATGGCCCAGACTCCTGGCTTGAAAGTAGTGATCCCTTCAAATCCATACGATGCGAAAGGGCTTCTAATTTCTGCTATCCGTGATAACGATCCTGTCGTTTTCCTCGAGCATATGAAGCTTTACCGTTCTTTCCGTGATGAAGTACCTGAGGAAGAATACACAGTGGAACTTGGAAAAGCTGAAGTGAAGCGAGAAGGTAATGATATTACAATCATCACGTACGGTGCGATGGTTCATTCTTCTCTCAAAGCGGCTGAAGAGCTTGAAAAAGACGGTATTGATGCTGAAGTCATTGACCTCCGTACAATCAGCCCGATCGATATTGAAACGATTATAGAATCCGTCGAGAAAACCAACCGTGCCATCGTTGTACAGGAAGCTCAGAAACAGGCTGGTATTGCCGCAAACGTTGTAGCGGAAATTAACGACCGTGCAATCCTCAGCCTTGAAGCACCGGTGCTTCGTGTAACATCTCCTGATACGGTATTCCCGTTCAGTTCTGCGGAAGATACCTGGCTTCCAAGCTACAAAGACATTGTTGAAAAATCAAAACAAGTAATCAATTTTTAA